One genomic region from Polynucleobacter sp. MWH-P3-07-1 encodes:
- the ruvB gene encoding Holliday junction branch migration DNA helicase RuvB, whose product MAIHTDDLNSIPEDLPEGNDRIVSGAAGNAEAVFEKALRPKQLDEYVGQTKARAQLEIFISATRARQEALDHVLLFGPPGLGKTTLAHIIARELGVNLRQTSGPVLDRPGDLAALLTNLETNDVLFIDEIHRLSPVVEEILYPALEDYSLDIMIGEGPAARSVKIDLKPFTLIGATTRAGMLTNPLRDRFGIVARLEFYTTEELTKIINRSASLLKADIDPEGSVEIAKRARGTPRIANRLLRRVRDYAEVKGTGTITKAMADAALKMLDVDPSGFDVMDRKLLEAIMHKFDGGPVGIDNLAAAIGEERDTIEDVLEPYLIQQGYLQRTSRGRVATRQAYEHFGLTPPSSNTSLDL is encoded by the coding sequence ATGGCAATTCATACCGACGATCTCAACTCTATTCCTGAAGATTTACCAGAGGGTAATGATCGCATCGTCAGTGGTGCCGCAGGTAACGCCGAGGCGGTTTTTGAAAAAGCCCTGCGCCCCAAGCAGCTAGACGAATACGTAGGCCAAACCAAAGCTCGCGCCCAGCTTGAGATCTTTATTAGCGCTACTCGCGCGCGCCAAGAGGCGCTTGATCATGTCTTGCTATTCGGGCCTCCTGGCTTAGGTAAGACCACCTTAGCGCACATCATCGCCAGAGAGTTAGGCGTTAACCTGCGACAGACCAGTGGCCCCGTACTAGATCGCCCAGGAGATCTTGCGGCACTGCTGACTAATTTAGAAACCAATGACGTTTTGTTTATAGATGAGATCCATCGCCTCTCTCCAGTTGTTGAGGAGATCCTCTATCCCGCTCTGGAAGATTACAGCCTAGACATCATGATTGGTGAAGGCCCTGCAGCACGTAGTGTCAAGATTGATCTCAAGCCATTTACTCTGATTGGTGCAACCACACGCGCCGGAATGCTGACCAACCCCCTGCGGGATCGCTTTGGTATTGTGGCTAGACTCGAGTTCTACACTACAGAAGAGCTGACCAAGATCATTAATCGCTCAGCAAGCCTTCTCAAAGCAGATATCGATCCAGAAGGCTCAGTAGAAATCGCTAAGCGTGCCCGTGGAACGCCACGAATCGCCAATCGACTATTGCGCCGTGTACGGGACTATGCTGAAGTCAAAGGCACAGGCACCATTACTAAAGCGATGGCTGATGCTGCACTGAAAATGCTCGATGTTGATCCAAGCGGCTTTGATGTAATGGATAGAAAACTCTTAGAAGCCATCATGCATAAGTTCGATGGTGGTCCAGTTGGGATTGATAATTTGGCTGCAGCAATTGGTGAGGAGCGTGACACTATTGAGGATGTTCTAGAGCCCTACCTCATTCAGCAAGGATATCTACAGAGAACTTCTAGAGGAAGAGTGGCAACCCGTCAAGCTTATGAGCATTTTGGTTTAACGCCACCTAGTAGCAATACCAGCTTAGATCTATAG
- the tyrS gene encoding tyrosine--tRNA ligase: MTAKPEQKYPLTPEVFAALEVTKRGCDELLVEADWVQKLARSQVTKTPLRIKLGLDPTAPDIHLGHTVVLNKLRQLQDLGHTVIFLIGDFTSMIGDPSGRNATRPPLTAEEIAVNAETYYRQASMVLDPTKTEVRYNSEWCDPLGARGMIQLAAKHTVARMLERDDFTKRYRNGVPISIHEFLYPLMQGYDSVALKSDLELGGTDQKFNLLVGRELQREYGQEPQCILTMPLLVGLDGVEKMSKSKGNYIGISEAPGEMFGKLLSISDDLMWDYFTLLSFRPIAEIDLMKQEVAAGRNPKDCKVLLAQEIVTRFHSQAAAEKALEDFNHRAKGGVPDEIPEVTLSGAPMQIANLLKAAGLAPSTSEAMRNIEQNGVKIDGVTIADKQLKIEAGTYIVQVGKRKFAKVTLS, from the coding sequence ATGACGGCAAAACCAGAACAAAAATATCCTTTGACCCCTGAAGTCTTCGCGGCACTTGAAGTGACTAAACGTGGCTGTGATGAGCTATTGGTTGAGGCCGATTGGGTCCAAAAGTTAGCCCGTAGCCAAGTGACCAAGACTCCGCTCAGGATTAAATTAGGTTTAGATCCTACGGCGCCTGATATTCATTTGGGGCATACGGTAGTTCTGAATAAATTACGCCAATTGCAAGACTTAGGGCATACGGTCATCTTCTTGATCGGCGACTTTACTAGCATGATCGGTGATCCATCGGGTCGCAATGCCACTCGCCCACCATTGACTGCAGAGGAGATCGCTGTCAATGCTGAGACTTACTATCGTCAAGCAAGTATGGTGCTCGATCCTACAAAAACTGAAGTGCGCTATAACAGTGAGTGGTGTGATCCACTAGGTGCGCGCGGCATGATTCAGTTAGCAGCAAAACATACCGTTGCTCGCATGTTGGAGCGCGATGATTTTACTAAGCGCTATCGCAATGGCGTGCCTATTTCAATTCATGAGTTCTTATATCCACTCATGCAAGGTTATGACTCTGTTGCCCTCAAGAGTGATTTAGAGCTGGGTGGTACAGATCAGAAATTTAATCTTCTTGTTGGTCGTGAGCTCCAGCGTGAGTATGGCCAAGAGCCTCAATGTATTTTGACCATGCCACTCTTGGTGGGTCTAGATGGCGTTGAGAAAATGAGTAAGTCCAAAGGTAATTACATTGGCATCAGTGAAGCGCCTGGCGAGATGTTTGGCAAGCTCTTGAGTATCTCTGATGATTTGATGTGGGATTACTTCACCTTGTTGTCATTCCGCCCAATCGCTGAAATCGATCTCATGAAGCAGGAAGTTGCTGCTGGCAGAAATCCAAAAGATTGCAAAGTGTTACTTGCCCAAGAAATCGTGACACGCTTTCATTCACAAGCGGCTGCTGAAAAAGCATTAGAAGACTTTAATCACCGCGCTAAAGGTGGTGTGCCTGATGAGATTCCTGAAGTCACTCTTTCTGGCGCACCAATGCAAATTGCCAACCTTCTCAAGGCTGCTGGATTAGCGCCGTCTACATCTGAAGCGATGCGCAATATTGAGCAAAACGGTGTGAAGATTGATGGCGTAACGATTGCTGATAAGCAATTAAAGATTGAGGCCGGAACGTATATTGTGCAGGTTGGAAAGCGTAAGTTTGCAAAAGTGACGCTGAGCTAA
- a CDS encoding anhydro-N-acetylmuramic acid kinase has protein sequence MNKPHSLYIGLMSGTSLDGIDAVLAKIGPNGETSAQAAFSAPFDPELRKALFELQSPGENELHREKQAGNALALAYAEAVSQLLNKAHLQPSDIAAIGAHGQTIRHQPQLGELGYTHQTLNAALLAEKTGIDVIADFRSRDLAAGGHGAPLVPAFHAQQFTSTENLAILNIGGIANFTLLPKNGAVTGFDCGPGNMLMDAWIYEHQGNAFDENGAWASQGKVNEDLLSKMLADPFFKKLPPKSTGRDDFHLEWLKEKLGEENHRTEDVQATLLHLTAHSALEALLHHAPQTQKLIVCGGGAKNKALMNLLKVKAQHVFKQPLEIASSEAVGIDPQLVEGLAFAWLAWAHKAKRPANLPAVTGAKGLRMLGACYPA, from the coding sequence ATGAACAAACCGCACTCTCTCTACATTGGCCTCATGTCTGGCACTAGCCTAGATGGGATCGACGCCGTTCTAGCCAAGATCGGACCCAATGGAGAAACGAGCGCCCAAGCAGCCTTTAGCGCCCCCTTTGATCCTGAGCTTCGTAAGGCCCTGTTTGAACTTCAAAGCCCTGGGGAGAATGAACTCCACCGGGAGAAGCAAGCCGGCAATGCATTGGCTTTGGCCTATGCAGAGGCAGTAAGCCAACTCCTTAACAAGGCTCATTTGCAGCCATCTGATATCGCTGCGATTGGCGCCCATGGACAAACCATTCGCCACCAACCGCAGCTTGGGGAATTGGGATACACCCACCAAACATTGAATGCCGCCCTTTTGGCCGAGAAAACCGGGATCGATGTCATTGCTGACTTTAGAAGTCGTGATCTCGCTGCTGGTGGACACGGCGCACCTTTAGTGCCCGCTTTTCATGCGCAGCAATTTACATCAACTGAAAATCTCGCCATTCTCAATATTGGCGGTATCGCCAATTTCACACTGCTTCCAAAAAATGGTGCAGTTACTGGCTTTGATTGTGGCCCAGGAAATATGCTGATGGATGCCTGGATTTATGAACATCAGGGTAATGCTTTTGATGAAAATGGCGCATGGGCATCACAAGGTAAAGTAAATGAAGATTTACTAAGCAAAATGTTGGCTGATCCATTCTTTAAAAAGTTACCACCAAAAAGCACTGGTCGAGATGACTTTCATCTTGAATGGTTAAAAGAAAAATTAGGCGAAGAAAATCACCGTACCGAAGATGTGCAAGCAACACTTCTGCACTTAACAGCACACTCTGCTTTAGAGGCTTTGCTACATCATGCCCCGCAAACCCAGAAGTTGATTGTCTGCGGGGGTGGCGCAAAGAATAAAGCCCTCATGAATTTGCTCAAAGTCAAAGCACAACATGTGTTTAAACAGCCTTTAGAAATCGCGAGTAGTGAAGCTGTTGGGATTGATCCTCAACTCGTGGAAGGTCTTGCCTTTGCTTGGCTCGCCTGGGCTCATAAAGCAAAACGGCCGGCAAATCTGCCAGCCGTAACGGGTGCTAAAGGACTCAGAATGTTAGGCGCTTGTTACCCAGCCTAG
- the erpA gene encoding iron-sulfur cluster insertion protein ErpA: protein MTEVATQVAQDLAEPPTPLVFTDSAAAKVADLIAEEGNPSLKLRVFVQGGGCSGFQYGFTFDDAVNEDDTEFEKNGVTLLVDSMSFQYLVGAEIDYKEDIHGSQFVIKNPNATTTCGCGSSFSA, encoded by the coding sequence ATGACTGAAGTTGCTACCCAAGTTGCGCAGGATCTTGCAGAGCCACCAACACCGTTAGTGTTTACGGATAGCGCTGCCGCAAAAGTGGCTGACCTGATTGCCGAAGAGGGCAATCCCAGCCTCAAATTAAGAGTATTCGTCCAAGGTGGCGGTTGCTCAGGATTCCAGTATGGATTTACGTTTGATGATGCTGTGAATGAAGATGACACTGAGTTTGAAAAAAATGGTGTGACACTTCTGGTGGACTCAATGAGCTTCCAATATTTAGTTGGTGCAGAAATTGATTACAAAGAAGATATCCATGGGTCACAATTTGTGATTAAGAATCCGAATGCAACCACCACTTGCGGTTGCGGTTCTTCTTTCTCGGCTTAA
- the argC gene encoding N-acetyl-gamma-glutamyl-phosphate reductase: MIKVGIVGGTGYTGVELLRLLTQHPEVQIQAITSRTEAGMPVADMFPSLRGRVDLKFTTPEDANLTECDAVFFATPHGVAMAQAKALLAAGVKVLDLAADFRLKDVAEFQKWYGMEHSCPDVLAEAVYGLPEINRDAIQKARVVGLAGCYPTSVQLGLAPLLSPKSTGGKQLIDGEHIISDSKSGTSGAGRKAEIGTLMAEASDNFKAYGVKGHRHLPEIVQGLKAIAGHEQISLTFVPHLTPMIRGIHSTLYVRLTEVGKEVNYQKLYENFYKDEPFVDVMPAGSHPETRSVRGSNGLRIAIHRPGNGDTLVILVVEDNLVKGASGQGVQCLNLMFGLPETMGLTQIALLP; the protein is encoded by the coding sequence ATGATTAAGGTTGGCATCGTTGGTGGAACTGGATACACCGGAGTGGAGTTACTCCGTTTATTGACACAGCATCCTGAAGTCCAGATTCAGGCGATTACCTCGCGTACTGAAGCAGGTATGCCCGTAGCAGATATGTTTCCTTCCTTGCGTGGCCGAGTCGATCTCAAGTTCACTACGCCAGAGGATGCTAATCTAACTGAATGTGATGCCGTATTTTTTGCCACACCGCATGGTGTTGCGATGGCTCAGGCAAAAGCACTTTTGGCTGCAGGCGTTAAGGTGCTAGATTTGGCTGCAGACTTTCGTTTGAAAGACGTTGCTGAGTTTCAAAAATGGTATGGCATGGAGCATAGTTGTCCTGATGTCTTGGCAGAGGCGGTATATGGCTTGCCAGAAATTAATCGGGATGCCATTCAGAAAGCGCGGGTCGTTGGGCTTGCAGGTTGCTATCCAACTTCTGTGCAATTAGGTCTCGCGCCACTACTTTCTCCAAAATCCACTGGTGGTAAACAACTGATTGATGGCGAACATATTATTTCGGATTCGAAGTCCGGCACTTCAGGTGCAGGACGTAAAGCCGAGATCGGCACCTTGATGGCTGAGGCTAGTGATAACTTTAAGGCTTATGGCGTTAAAGGCCATCGTCACTTACCTGAGATTGTTCAAGGACTCAAAGCCATTGCTGGTCATGAACAGATTAGTTTGACATTTGTACCCCATCTCACACCAATGATTAGAGGTATTCATTCCACTTTGTATGTGCGTCTAACCGAGGTAGGCAAAGAGGTCAATTACCAAAAGCTGTATGAGAACTTCTACAAGGATGAGCCCTTTGTGGATGTGATGCCAGCCGGGAGTCATCCAGAGACGCGTTCGGTAAGAGGGAGTAATGGCCTTCGAATTGCGATCCATCGGCCTGGCAATGGCGATACTTTGGTCATTTTGGTGGTTGAGGACAATCTGGTTAAAGGGGCTTCTGGTCAGGGTGTGCAGTGCCTAAACCTGATGTTTGGCTTGCCCGAGACCATGGGCTTGACCCAGATTGCCTTATTGCCCTAA
- the rpsI gene encoding 30S ribosomal protein S9 — MAINYGNWNYGTGRRKSSVARVFIKSGKGEITVNGKPIDAYFARETSRMIARQPLALTAHLTTFDIKVNVTGGGETGQAGAVRHGVTRALIDYDNALKPTLSKAGLVTRDAREVERKKVGLHGARRRKQFSKR, encoded by the coding sequence ATGGCTATTAATTACGGAAATTGGAATTACGGTACAGGTCGTCGCAAGAGCTCTGTAGCCCGTGTATTTATTAAATCTGGCAAAGGTGAGATTACTGTTAACGGTAAGCCTATCGATGCTTATTTCGCACGCGAGACATCCCGCATGATCGCTCGTCAACCTTTGGCTCTGACTGCTCACCTAACTACCTTTGATATCAAAGTGAACGTAACTGGTGGTGGTGAGACTGGCCAAGCTGGCGCGGTTCGCCACGGCGTTACTCGTGCTTTGATCGACTACGACAATGCTTTGAAGCCAACCCTGTCTAAAGCAGGTTTGGTAACTCGCGATGCTCGTGAGGTTGAGCGTAAAAAGGTTGGTCTGCACGGCGCGCGTCGTCGCAAGCAGTTCAGCAAGCGCTAA
- the rplM gene encoding 50S ribosomal protein L13, protein MKTFSAKSHEVTREWFVIDATDKVLGRVASEVAHRLRGKHKPEFTPHVDTGDFIVVINSSKLRVTGTKGLNKLYHRHSGYPGGISTTNFDKMQDRFPGRALEKAVKGMLPKGPLGYAMIKKLKVYGDANHPHTAQQPKALEI, encoded by the coding sequence ATGAAAACTTTTTCCGCAAAATCCCATGAGGTAACGCGTGAATGGTTCGTGATTGACGCTACGGACAAAGTCCTCGGTCGTGTCGCCAGTGAAGTGGCACACCGTCTACGCGGCAAGCACAAGCCTGAATTCACACCCCACGTTGATACGGGCGATTTTATCGTCGTAATCAACTCATCCAAGCTGCGTGTCACTGGCACCAAAGGCTTGAATAAACTCTATCACCGTCACAGTGGATACCCCGGCGGTATCAGCACGACTAACTTCGATAAGATGCAAGACCGTTTTCCTGGTCGCGCCTTAGAGAAGGCTGTGAAAGGTATGTTGCCAAAAGGCCCACTCGGCTATGCCATGATCAAGAAATTAAAAGTCTATGGCGACGCTAATCATCCGCATACGGCTCAACAGCCTAAAGCGTTAGAGATTTAA
- a CDS encoding OsmC family protein, whose amino-acid sequence MDCTVSWLGNGGMAFSAETGSGHLLNMDGAPEAGGKNLAPRPMELLLAGAGGCSAFDVVLILQKARQAVSGCDVELKAERANEDPKVFTKIDLHFIVTGKDLDQTKVERAVKLSHDKYCSATAMLAKTAELTYSIEVRSE is encoded by the coding sequence ATGGATTGCACAGTTTCTTGGTTAGGTAATGGTGGTATGGCTTTTTCAGCCGAAACCGGCAGTGGCCATCTACTCAATATGGATGGCGCCCCAGAGGCCGGCGGCAAAAATCTGGCCCCTAGGCCCATGGAGCTGCTCTTGGCGGGGGCGGGCGGGTGCTCAGCCTTTGATGTGGTTTTAATCCTACAAAAGGCCCGTCAGGCTGTTTCTGGCTGCGATGTGGAGCTCAAGGCTGAGAGGGCTAACGAAGACCCCAAAGTCTTTACTAAGATTGATTTACATTTCATCGTTACCGGGAAAGACTTGGACCAAACCAAGGTTGAGCGAGCAGTCAAACTCTCTCACGATAAGTATTGCTCTGCCACAGCGATGCTCGCTAAAACGGCTGAACTGACTTACAGCATCGAAGTCCGTTCCGAATAA
- the pyrC gene encoding dihydroorotase, giving the protein MSTKPQQIQITQPDDWHLHIRDGEVMGSVLVDTARQFARAIIMPNLKPPVTTVELAKAYRSRIEAKLASLQIKNFTPLMTLYLTDNTSAEEVRKAKADGIVGFKLYPAGATTNSDAGVSDLRRCYAALEAMQEVGMPLLVHGEVTNSEIDIFDREAVFIDRVLEPLRKDLPELKISFEHITTLQAAHYVRDAATNGKHLIGATITPQHLLMNRNAIFAGGIRPHHYCLPVLKREEHRLALLEVATSGNPRFFLGTDSAPHSKAAKESACGCAGCYSAFNAMGLYAEAFDSVGKLDRLEGFASFFGPDFYSLPRNTQKMTLAKQAQSIPQALPFGGETIIPLRAGESVAWSLVSA; this is encoded by the coding sequence ATGTCGACCAAGCCACAACAGATTCAGATTACTCAGCCGGATGATTGGCATTTGCATATCCGCGATGGTGAAGTCATGGGTAGCGTGTTGGTGGATACCGCAAGACAGTTTGCGCGTGCCATCATCATGCCGAACTTAAAGCCTCCAGTTACTACGGTTGAATTGGCTAAGGCCTATCGCTCCAGAATTGAAGCTAAGCTTGCATCGCTGCAGATCAAAAACTTTACGCCTTTAATGACCTTGTATTTGACAGATAACACTTCTGCTGAAGAAGTTCGCAAGGCAAAGGCGGATGGAATTGTGGGTTTTAAGTTGTATCCTGCTGGAGCCACTACCAATAGTGATGCTGGTGTGAGTGATCTGCGTCGTTGTTATGCCGCTCTGGAAGCGATGCAAGAAGTGGGTATGCCACTGCTGGTTCACGGTGAAGTGACGAATTCTGAAATTGATATCTTTGATCGTGAAGCAGTGTTTATCGATCGTGTGCTCGAACCTTTGCGCAAAGACTTGCCAGAGCTCAAGATTAGCTTTGAGCACATTACTACCTTACAAGCTGCTCACTATGTCCGCGATGCGGCTACGAATGGAAAACATTTGATTGGCGCAACGATTACTCCGCAGCATCTATTAATGAATCGCAATGCTATTTTTGCTGGTGGGATTCGTCCACACCACTATTGCTTGCCTGTGTTGAAGCGTGAAGAGCATCGACTAGCTTTATTGGAAGTGGCTACCAGTGGTAATCCCCGTTTTTTCTTGGGCACAGATAGTGCGCCTCACTCCAAAGCTGCAAAAGAGAGCGCTTGCGGCTGTGCGGGTTGTTATAGCGCCTTCAATGCAATGGGACTGTATGCTGAAGCTTTTGATAGTGTTGGTAAGCTCGATCGCCTAGAGGGCTTTGCAAGTTTCTTTGGGCCAGATTTTTATTCCTTGCCACGTAATACCCAAAAAATGACTTTAGCAAAACAAGCTCAGAGCATTCCGCAAGCGCTGCCGTTTGGTGGTGAGACCATCATTCCGTTGCGAGCTGGCGAGAGCGTTGCCTGGTCCCTCGTTTCGGCTTAA
- a CDS encoding glycerate kinase produces MSNQKTILQNAFAAALAVADPQQIVPEYLEKIFANGAPKGKCLVVGAGKASASMASALEQFAKQHWPSTQMNGVVLTRYGHGSPTEHIQIIEAGHPVPDQAGMDGAKAVLQLVNQLNADDVLIVLVSGGGSSLLTLPQAGISMEDMRTTTQALLRCGAPIEEMNIVRKHLSAILGGNLARAAMQRGARVEALLISDVTGDQPADIGSGPCAADYSSYQDAVDILVKHQLDESAIPASVIQHLQKGLAGLIPETLKESDLQNGRVRNHVIATAYKSLEAAADYVRSEGYEPIILGDTITGEAKEVGVDQAKLAKELIEKNSGSKPLAVISGGECTVTLPAGIKGRGGRCSEFLLSLFTETGHISQLAALAADTDGIDGSEKNAGAWFTPELREASKARGLNPSQFLEKHDCYGFFAELSALVETGPTLTNVNDFRIILLN; encoded by the coding sequence ATGAGTAATCAAAAAACCATTCTTCAAAATGCTTTTGCTGCTGCTTTAGCTGTCGCCGATCCGCAGCAGATCGTGCCCGAATACCTAGAAAAAATCTTTGCGAATGGCGCGCCAAAAGGAAAGTGCCTGGTTGTAGGTGCCGGTAAAGCAAGCGCCTCAATGGCGAGCGCTTTAGAGCAATTTGCTAAACAGCATTGGCCTAGTACGCAGATGAATGGCGTAGTTCTAACCCGCTATGGGCATGGGTCGCCAACTGAGCATATCCAGATTATTGAGGCGGGCCATCCAGTCCCAGATCAAGCGGGCATGGATGGGGCAAAAGCGGTTTTGCAATTAGTAAACCAACTGAATGCGGATGACGTATTGATTGTGTTGGTATCTGGCGGGGGCTCAAGCTTATTGACCTTACCTCAGGCTGGTATCAGCATGGAGGACATGCGTACAACAACTCAAGCATTGCTAAGATGCGGCGCCCCCATTGAGGAAATGAATATTGTTCGTAAGCACTTATCTGCAATCTTGGGCGGTAATTTAGCTAGAGCAGCTATGCAACGCGGTGCCCGAGTTGAAGCCTTATTGATTTCTGATGTCACGGGAGATCAGCCTGCGGATATTGGCAGTGGGCCTTGTGCTGCGGATTACTCAAGCTACCAGGATGCTGTTGATATTTTGGTGAAGCATCAGTTAGATGAAAGCGCGATACCGGCATCAGTAATCCAGCATTTGCAAAAAGGCCTAGCAGGGCTGATACCCGAAACACTGAAAGAATCTGATTTACAAAATGGACGCGTCAGAAATCATGTCATTGCAACCGCTTATAAAAGTTTGGAGGCGGCTGCAGACTATGTTCGCTCTGAAGGCTACGAGCCAATCATTCTGGGTGACACCATTACTGGTGAGGCTAAAGAGGTTGGCGTTGATCAGGCGAAACTTGCTAAGGAGCTGATTGAAAAAAATAGCGGGAGCAAGCCACTTGCGGTCATTTCTGGAGGTGAATGTACGGTAACCCTTCCCGCTGGCATCAAAGGTCGAGGCGGTCGTTGCAGCGAGTTTTTGCTCTCTTTATTTACAGAAACCGGACATATTTCTCAATTGGCGGCATTAGCTGCCGATACCGATGGAATTGACGGTAGTGAAAAGAACGCGGGTGCTTGGTTTACCCCAGAACTGCGTGAAGCCAGTAAAGCTAGGGGCCTTAACCCCAGTCAATTTCTGGAAAAGCATGATTGTTATGGATTCTTTGCAGAATTGAGCGCTTTGGTAGAAACTGGACCCACCCTGACCAATGTGAATGATTTCCGTATCATCTTGCTTAATTAA
- a CDS encoding ABC transporter ATP-binding protein/permease, translated as MRHLSGPRRTEPSLAVSQRSDWRVIRDLLPYLLEYRLRVFLALMCLVAAKVANLGIPILMKRLIDALNIKADSGQALLAVPVALIIAYGLLRISASLFNELREALFAKVTQNAVRKVALQVFEHLHALSLSFHLARQTGGVSRDIERGTRGIQSLIQYSLYSILPTLIEFILVLGYLAYSYDIWFALITLVALVLYITFTVVVTEWRTHFRRTMNEMDSKANQKAIDSLLNFETVKYFGNEAFEARRYDENLARYQIAAVKSQKSLAILNLGQQTIIALGLILILWRATSGVINGTMSLGDLVLVNTLMIQLYIPLNFLGVIYREIKQSLTDMDRMFSLLNTDKEIADSPNAQPLVIQNFTIGPDVHFEHVSFHYDAKREILRDVSFHIPAGTITAVVGQSGAGKSTLARLLFRFYDVQSGKILIDGQNIQDVQQTSLRKVIGIVPQDTVLFNDTIGYNIAYGNPGATPEAVQEAARAAQIDGFIERLPDRYNTQVGERGLKLSGGEKQRVAIARTLLKKPAMLIFDEATSALDSKTERAFQEELLSLAKNRTTLIIAHRLSTIVHADQILVMEHGQILERGTHTELLALQGRYAEMWQMQERATLD; from the coding sequence ATGAGACATTTATCGGGCCCTAGACGCACAGAGCCTTCCCTGGCAGTCTCGCAACGCAGTGATTGGCGTGTCATTCGTGATCTGCTACCTTACCTATTGGAGTACCGCTTAAGGGTATTTCTTGCCCTAATGTGCTTAGTTGCGGCGAAGGTAGCTAATCTAGGTATTCCGATTTTGATGAAGCGTTTGATCGATGCTTTGAATATCAAAGCTGATTCAGGCCAAGCCTTATTGGCTGTTCCAGTTGCTCTCATCATCGCTTATGGCTTATTGAGAATCTCTGCCTCTTTATTTAATGAATTGCGCGAAGCTCTGTTTGCCAAGGTCACGCAAAACGCAGTGCGCAAGGTGGCGCTACAGGTGTTTGAGCATTTACACGCACTCTCCTTGAGTTTTCATCTGGCACGTCAGACGGGGGGAGTGAGTAGAGATATTGAGCGTGGCACCAGAGGGATTCAGTCTCTGATTCAGTATTCGCTGTATAGCATTTTGCCAACGCTCATCGAATTTATTCTGGTTCTTGGTTATCTCGCCTACTCCTACGATATTTGGTTTGCGCTCATCACGCTGGTAGCACTAGTGCTATACATTACTTTCACGGTCGTTGTGACTGAATGGCGAACCCATTTCCGTCGCACTATGAATGAGATGGATTCCAAAGCCAATCAAAAAGCGATTGACTCTTTATTGAATTTTGAGACGGTGAAGTATTTTGGCAACGAAGCGTTTGAAGCTCGACGCTATGATGAAAATCTCGCTCGCTATCAAATAGCAGCGGTCAAGTCGCAAAAGTCATTGGCCATTCTGAACTTGGGTCAGCAAACTATCATTGCGCTTGGCCTGATTCTGATTTTATGGCGCGCTACCTCAGGTGTTATCAATGGCACGATGAGTCTGGGTGACCTAGTTCTAGTCAATACGCTAATGATTCAGCTTTACATTCCCCTGAATTTTTTAGGAGTGATTTATCGAGAAATTAAGCAATCATTAACTGATATGGATCGGATGTTTTCGCTACTCAATACCGATAAAGAAATTGCTGACTCTCCCAACGCACAGCCCTTAGTTATTCAGAACTTTACGATTGGGCCTGATGTCCACTTTGAGCATGTCTCTTTCCACTACGATGCAAAGCGCGAGATTCTGCGCGATGTGAGCTTTCATATTCCAGCGGGGACTATTACGGCTGTGGTTGGTCAGAGTGGCGCAGGTAAAAGCACCTTAGCCCGTTTGCTATTTCGATTTTATGATGTGCAGTCAGGCAAGATTTTGATCGATGGGCAAAATATTCAAGATGTGCAGCAAACCAGTTTGCGTAAGGTGATTGGCATTGTTCCTCAGGACACCGTGCTATTTAACGATACGATTGGTTATAACATTGCGTACGGAAATCCAGGAGCCACTCCAGAGGCAGTTCAAGAGGCGGCGCGGGCAGCACAAATCGACGGTTTTATTGAGCGACTACCGGATCGCTATAACACCCAAGTTGGAGAGCGGGGTCTGAAGTTATCTGGAGGAGAAAAGCAAAGGGTAGCGATTGCTCGTACTTTGTTGAAGAAGCCAGCTATGCTGATCTTCGATGAAGCCACTTCAGCCCTAGATTCCAAGACAGAGCGGGCTTTTCAGGAAGAATTGCTCAGTTTAGCTAAAAATCGCACTACCCTCATCATTGCCCATCGTCTTTCAACGATTGTTCATGCAGACCAGATCTTGGTGATGGAGCATGGGCAGATTCTAGAGAGAGGCACCCATACTGAGTTGCTAGCGCTGCAAGGTCGCTACGCCGAGATGTGGCAAATGCAAGAGCGGGCTACGCTTGATTAG